In Lotus japonicus ecotype B-129 chromosome 5, LjGifu_v1.2, one genomic interval encodes:
- the LOC130720392 gene encoding metal-nicotianamine transporter YSL3-like, translating into MMNAMSNINNEELKEIESYERDDIEKIVVEAEDVSKIAPWREQITMRGLITSFLIGIMYSVIVMKLNLTTGLVPNLNVSAALLGFVLIRAWTTLLEKAKIVSTPFTRQENTIIQTCAVACYSASFGGGFGSHLLGLNRRTYEQVGGVDTPGNTPMTKEPGIGWMMGFLFVTYFVGLASLVPLRKMMIIDYKLTYPSGTATGVLINGFHTSKGDGMAKKQVHGFMRFFSFSFLWSFFQWFYAGGDKCGFAQFPTFGLKAWKNTFFFDFSMTYVGAGMICSHLVNLSLLFGAVLSWGVMWPLIRGLHGKWFPDNLSESSMKSLNGYKIFISIALILGDGSYNIVKIVYFAAANIHATMKKRNHKTFSLSDNQKQPNDFLRLNDEVFMKESIPMWLACVGYILLSVISIIVIPFIFPQVKWYYVVVAYVLAPFLGFCNAYGSGLTDMNMAYNYGKVALFVLAALGGETNGVVAGLVGCGVIKSLVSTSSDLMHDFKTGHLTFTSPRSMLVAQAIGTVIGCVVAPLTFFLFYKAFDVGNPDGEYKAPYAIIYRNMAILGVEGFSALPQHCLELCCGFFAFAVVTNLVRDLNPKNIGRWIPLPMAMAVPFVVGAYFAIDMCMGSLIVYVWGALKRKEAGLMIPAVASGLICGDGLWILPSSVLALFKVRPPMCMSFLASK; encoded by the exons ATGATGAATGCAATGAGCAATATAAACAATGAAGAACTCAAAGAGATTGAGAGTTACGAAAGAGATGACATTGAAAAGATTGTGGTTGAAGCAGAGGATGTGAGCAAAATAGCACCATGGAGAGAACAAATCACAATGAGAGGACTAATAACAAGCTTCCTAATTGGCATCATGTATAGTGTCATTGTGATGAAGCTGAACCTCACAACTGGTTTAGTTCCTAATCTCAATGTTTCAGCTGCTTTACTTGGCTTTGTGTTGATTCGAGCTTGGACTACTCTGCTTGAGAAagcaaagattgtttcaacaccTTTCACTAGACAGGAGAACACCATAATTCAGACTTGTGCTGTTGCATGCTATAGCGCGTCTTTTGGAG GTGGTTTTGGGTCTCACCTCTTGGGTTTGAATAGGAGGACATATGAGCAAGTAGGGGGGGTTGATACACCGGGGAATACTCCTATGACCAAGGAGCCTGGAATTGGCTGGATGATGGGCTTTCTCTTTGTGACATACTTTGTTGGGTTAGCATCATTAGTTCCCCTTAGAAAG ATGATGATAATAGACTACAAATTAACTTATCCAAGTGGAACTGCTACAGGCGTTCTGATTAATGGATTCCATACTTCTAAAGGAGATGGAATGGCCAA GAAGCAGGTTCATGGTTTCATGAGGTTCTTCTCATTCAGTTTTCTTTGGTCTTTCTTCCAATGGTTCTATGCTGGTGGAGATAAATGTGGATTTGCTCAGTTTCCTACTTTTGGGTTGAAAGCATGGAAAAACAC atttttctttgatttcaGCATGACTTATGTTGGAGCCGGAATGATTTGTTCCCATCTTGTCAATTTATCCTTGCTTTTTGGTGCTGTGCTCTCATGGGGTGTTATGTGGCCATTGATCAGAGGACTACATGGAAAATGGTTCCCTGACAATTTATCTGAGAGTAGTATGAAGAGTCTTAATGGTTATAAG ATTTTTATTTCCATTGCCTTAATCCTTGGTGATGGATCCTACAATATTGTCAAAATAGTCTATTTTGCTGCTGCAAATATCCATGCCACCATGAAAAAGAGGAATCACAAAACAT TTTCATTATCAGATAACCAGAAGCAGCCTAATGATTTTCTTAGACTCAATGATGAAGTGTTCATGAAAGAAAGCATTCCAATGTGGTTGGCATGTGTAGGGTACATTCTCCTCTCCGTCATTTCCATCATTGTGATCCCTTTCATCTTCCCTCAGGTGAAGTGGTACTATGTGGTAGTTGCCTATGTTCTTGCACCCTTTCTCGGCTTCTGCAACGCCTACGGCTCCGGCTTAACCGACATGAACATGGCCTACAACTACGGCAAAGTGGCCCTCTTTGTGCTTGCAGCCTTAGGTGGGGAAACTAATGGTGTAGTTGCTGGACTTGTAGGGTGTGGTGTGATCAAATCCCTAGTTTCCACCTCATCTGATTTGATGCATGATTTCAAGACTGGCCATCTAACCTTCACGTCACCGAGATCAATGCTTGTAGCTCAAGCTATCGGGACAGTAATAGGTTGTGTTGTTGCTCCACTCACATTCTTTCTTTTCTACAAGGCTTTTGATGTGGGGAACCCAGATGGTGAGTACAAAGCTCCATATGCAATCATATATAGAAACATGGCAATTCTCGGTGTTGAAGGGTTCTCAGCTCTCCCCCAACATTGCTTGGAGCTATGTTGTGGTTTTTTTGCATTCGCTGTGGTGACCAACTTGGTGAGAGATTTGAATCCAAAAAACATTGGGAGGTGGATTCCACTTCCAATGGCAATGGCTGTGCCATTTGTGGTCGGTGCTTACTTTGCAATTGACATGTGTATGGGGAGTTTGATTGTGTATGTTTGGGGTGCTTTGAAAAGGAAAGAAGCTGGTTTGATGATTCCAgcagttgcttctggtttgattTGTGGAGATGGGTTGTGGATTCTTCCTTCTTCTGTTCTTGCTTTGTTCAAGGTTCGTCCCCCAATGTGCATGAGCTTCTTGGCATCCAAATAG
- the LOC130720450 gene encoding uncharacterized protein LOC130720450: MGSLMAGWDSRHFDPKSVTLKRNRSLTKDEIDAYWKTKKKIEEEHLKAISNLPETIQGNKYKEPEKKLQKSITMPVAHVQGSFDIDVDTSLEHIIKKNGCWTKSSWAFLNEPPVIEAATNKYTSQFHVANLGS; encoded by the exons ATGGGTTCTCTTATGGCAGGATGGGACTCTCGACACTTTGATCCTAAATCAG TCACACTTAAAAGGAATCGCTCACTTACCAAAGATGAAATTGATGCTTATTggaaaacaaagaagaagataGAGGAAGAGCACCTTAAAGCCATTTCCAATCTACCAGAGACTATTCAG GGTAACAAATACAAGGAGCCTGAGAAGAAGCTTCAGAAGTCAATTACCATGCCCGTGGCCCATGTACAAGGCTCCTTTGACATCGATGTTGACACAAGTTTGGAGCATATTATTAAGAAAAATGGCtg TTGGACCAAGAGTAGCTGGGCATTTCTGAATGAGCCTCCAGTGATTGAAGCTGCGACAAACAAGTACACATCACAGTTTCATGTTGCAAACTTGGGATCTTAA
- the LOC130720812 gene encoding uncharacterized protein LOC130720812, translating to MGAEPLSTTTTDHQVVPLVLGLAPSALVDHVARVGGAFLEQIPGEQGGSIPVALEELEHILREVKAHVLSCPDETSTVKTMAGGSVTNTIRGLSGGFGISSGVIGACGDDEQGQLFVHNMVFNGVELSRLRKKKGHTAQCVCLVDALGNRTMRPCLSSAVKVQAEELTSEDFKGSKWLVLRFSAFNLEVTQKAILLAKQEGLLVSLDLASFEMVRNFKQPLLKLLESGNIDLCFANEDEATELLRGEQNADPVAAVEYLAKYCKWAVVTLGSNGCIAKHGNEVVQVPAIGESKASDATGAGDLFASGFLYGVIKGLSLEECCKVGSCSGGAVIRSLGGEVTLENRQWMYKHMQLKGLLTPDTSK from the exons ATGGGAGCAGAACCCctgtccaccaccaccacagacCACCAAGTGGTACCATTGGTTCTCGGGCTTGCACCTTCAGCCCTCGTCGATCACGTCGCTCGCGTCGGTGGGGCCTTCCTCGAGCAAATTCCTGGTGAACAAGGTGGCTCCATTCCT GTTGCGCTTGAAGAGCTTGAACATATACTGAGGGAGGTCAAAGCTCATGTTCTCTCATGCCCTGATGAGACTTCTACCGTCAAGACCATGGCTGGAGGCAGTGTTACGAATACAATTAGAGGGCTGAGTGGTGGATTTGGGATTTCAAGTGGAGTCATTGGGGCGTGTGGGGATGATGAGCAGGGGCAGCTATTTGTCCATAACATGGTCTTCAATGGAGTGGAACTCTCAAGGCTCAGGAAGAAGAAAGGACACACAGCACAG TGTGTGTGCTTGGTTGATGCCTTGGGAAACCGTACCATGCGACCCTGTCTCTCAAGTGCTGTCAAAGTTCAG GCAGAAGAATTGACCTCAGAGGATTTCAAGGGCTCTAAG TGGTTGGTGTTGAGATTTTCAGCATTTAATTTGGAAGTTACTCAAAAAGCCATTCTTTTAGCCAAACAGGAAGGTCTTCTTGTTTCCTTGGATTTGGCCAGTTTTGAG ATGGTTAGGAATTTTAAACAACCACTGCTGAAGCTACTTGAGTCTGGAAACATAGATCTTTGCTTTGCCAATGAAGATGAGGCAACTGAGCTTCTAAG GGGAGAACAGAATGCTGATCCTGTAGCTGCTGTAGAATATCTAGCCAAATACTGCAAATGGGCTGTAGTAACATTAGGTTCTAATGGATGCATTGCTAAACATGGAAACGAG GTTGTACAAGTCCCTGCCATAGGAGAATCAAAGGCAAGTGATGCTACAGGAGCTGGGGATCTTTTTGCAAGTGGATTCTTGTATGGGGTGATTAAAGGTCTGTCACTTGAAGAATGCTGCAAAGTAGGCTCATGCAGTGGTGGGGCTGTGATTCGCTCTCTTGGTGGTGAAGTGACATTAGAGAATCGGCAGTGGATGTACAAGCACATGCAGTTAAAGGGTCTTCTCACGCCTGATACATCCAAATGA
- the LOC130720449 gene encoding uncharacterized protein LOC130720449, which translates to MSERTLVPIFFLWALLTPTLILLSENSKAHIESNGNSTMVMKARRMGGCMQNHIRRPPSPPPPFMTVAATPTPSPITKTRCAPTRSFHNQTLRSNRTDHKLTLLLPNNTSKSSKQISDRLVHDNLDKPLEAQGVLFT; encoded by the exons ATGAGTGAGAGAACTTTAGTTCCAATATTTTTCTTGTGGGCTCTCCTCACACCAACACTAATTCTCTTGTCTGAGAATTCCAAAGCCCACATTGAGTCAAATG GAAACTCAACCATGGTGATGAAGGCCAGAAGAATGGGGGGTTGCATGCAAAATCATATCAGAagaccaccatcaccaccaccaccattcatGACGGTTGCAGCAACACCAACTCCATCTCCAATAACTAAAACAAGATGTGCTCCTACAAGATCATTTCATAATCAAACACTTAGAAGCAATAGAACAGATCACAAGCTCACTCTATTGCTTCCAAATAACACGTCAAAGTCAAGCAAACAAATATCAGATAGACTTGTACATGATAATCTTGACAAGCCTCTTGAAGCGCAAGG ggtattatttacgtaa
- the LOC130720813 gene encoding proteasome subunit alpha type-1-B-like produces MFRNQYDTDVTTWSPAGRLFQVEYAMEAVKQGSAAIGLRSKTHVVLACVNKANSELSSHQKKIFKVDDHIGVAIAGLTADGRVLSRYMRSECINYSYTYESPLPVGRLVVHLADKAQVCTQRSWKRPYGVGLLVGGLDESGAHLYYNCPSGNYFEYQAFAIGSRSQAAKTYLERRFENFVSSSREDLIKDALIATRESLQGEKLRSSVCTIAVVGVGEPFHILDQETVQQMIDAFEIVKEDEAPPAEPEQAAEQGAAADQGTGAGQGSAENQGGSPMDI; encoded by the exons ATGTTCAGAAACCAGTACGACACCGACGTCACCACATGGAGCCCGGCCGGTCGACTCTTCCAAGTCGAGTACGCCATGGAGGCCGTCAAGCAAGGCTCCGCCGCAATCGGCCTCCGATCCAAGACCCACGTCGTCCTCGCCTGCGTCAACAAGGCTAACTCCGAACTCTCTTCTCACCAGAAGAAGATCTTCAAGGTTGATGACCACATCGGCGTCGCCATCGCCGGACTCACCGCTGACGGCCGTGTCCTCTCCCGCTACATGCGATCCGAGTGTATCAACTACTCTTACACCTATGAATCCCCTCTCCCCGTTGGGAGGCTCGTCGTTCACCTCGCCGACAAGGCCCAg GTGTGCACCCAGCGATCATGGAAACGTCCTTATGGGGTTGGTCTCCTAGTAGGTGGATTAGATGAATCAGGAGCTCACCTCTATTACAACTGTCCGAGTGGAAACTACTTCGAATATCAGGCTTTTGCAATtgggtctcgctcacaagctgcAAAGACATATTTGGAACGCAGGTTTGAGAACTTTGTGAGCTCCTCACGGGAAGATCTTATCAAAGATGCACTCATTGCAACCAGGGAGTCCCTGCAAGGTGAAAAGCTCAGGAGTTCTGTTTGTACTATTGCTGTGGTTGGAGTTGGTGAGCCATTCCACATTTTGGATCAGGAAACTGTTCAACAGATGATTGATGCTTTTGAGATTGTGAAGGAGGATGAAGCTCCACCTGCTGAACCTGAGCAAGCAGCTGAGCAGGGAGCTGCCGCAGATCAGGGTACGGGTGCAGGTCAAGGTAGTGCTGAAAACCAAGGTGGTTCTCCTATGGACATTTGA